The proteins below come from a single Megalops cyprinoides isolate fMegCyp1 chromosome 5, fMegCyp1.pri, whole genome shotgun sequence genomic window:
- the LOC118777583 gene encoding 5'-AMP-activated protein kinase catalytic subunit alpha-1 translates to MATDKQKHEGRVKIGHYILGDTLGVGTFGKVKVGQHELTKHQVAVKILNRQKIRSLDVVGKIRREIQNLKLFRHPHIIKLYQVISTPTDIFMVMEYVSGGELFDYICKNGKLDEKESRRLFQQIISAVDYCHRHMVVHRDLKPENVLLDAQMNAKIADFGLSNMMSDGEFLRTSCGSPNYAAPEVISGRLYAGPEVDIWSSGVILYALLCGTLPFDDDHVPTLFKKICDGIFFTPQYLNPAVISLLKHMLQVDPMKRATIKEIREDEWFKEDLPKYLFPEDASYSNTMIDDEALKEVCEKFECTEEEVLTCLYSRNHQDPLAVAYHLIIDNRRIMNEAKDFYLASSPPESFLDDHQMAAAKPHPERVPFLVAEVPPRPRHTLDELNPQKVKHQGVRRAKWHLGIRSQSRPNDIMSEVCRAMKQLDYEWKVVNPYYLRVRRKNPVTGMLTKMSLQLYQVDSRTYLLDFRSIDDEMVETKSGTATPHRSGSVGNYRTALKHEVEGGEAKGDAPVKGSDGSLASSLTSSVDSTGGDSFPRPGSHTIEFFEMCANLIKLLAR, encoded by the exons ATGGCGACGGATAAACAGAAGCATGAAGGAAGGGTGAAGATAGGACACTATATTCTCGGAGACACGCTCGGGGTAGGAACATTTGGGAAAGTTAAAG TCGGGCAGCATGAACTGACGAAGCACCAAGTGGCAGTCAAGATCCTCAACCGACAGAAGATCCGCAGCCTTGATGTCGTGGGAAAGATTCGCAGGGAAATTCAGAATCTCAAACTCTTCAGGCATCCTCATATAATTAAACT GTATCAGGTGATCAGCACCCCTACAGATATCTTCATGGTGATGGAATATGTCTCTGGCGGAGAGCTGTTTGACTATATCTGTAAAAACGGGAAG CTGGACGAGAAGGAGAGCAGGCGGCTGTTCCAGCAGATCATCTCAGCTGTGGACTACTGCCACAGGCACATGGTGGTGCACAGAGACCTCAAGCCAGAGAACGTGCTGCTGGACGCTCAGATGAACGCCAAGATCGCCGACTTTG GTCTGTCCAACATGATGTCAGATGGGGAATTTTTGCGAACAAGTTGTGGTTCTCCAAACTATGCTGCTCCTGAAGTCATTTCAGGAAG GTTATACGCGGGTCCAGAGGTGGACATCTGGAGCAGCGGAGTCATTCTATATGCCTTGCTGTGCGGGACTCTCCCGTTCGACGACGACCACGTGCCAACGCTGTTCAAGAAGATCTGCGACGGCATCTTCTTCACGCCTCAGTACCTGAACCCAGCCGTGATCAGCCTCCTCAAACACATGCTGCAGGTGGACCCCATGAAGAGAGCCACCATCAAGGAAATCCG AGAGGATGAGTGGTTCAAAGAAGACCTTCCTAAGTACCTGTTTCCCGAGGATGCCTCCTATAGCAACACAATGATCGACGATGAGGCTCTCAAGGAGGTGTGCGAGAAGTTTGAATGTACCGAAGAGGAGGTTCTGACTTGCCTGTACAGCCGGAACCACCAGGACCCGCTTGCAGTGGCCTACCACCTCATCATAGACAATCGGCGCATCATGAACGAGGCCAAGGACTTCTACCTGGCCAGCAGCCCGCCCGAGTCCTTTCTGGACGACCACCAGATGGCAGCGGCCAAGCCCCACCCCGAGCGTGTGCCCTTCCTGGTGGCCGAGGTGCCGCCCCGGCCGCGCCACACCCTGGACGAGTTGAACCCCCAGAAGGTCAAGCACCAGGGCGTGCGCAGGGCCAAGTGGCACCTGGGCATCCGTAGTCAGAGCCGGCCCAACGACATTATGTCTGAGGTTTGCCGGGCCATGAAGCAGCTGGACTACGAGTGGAAG GTTGTGAATCCGTACTACCTGCGCGTGCGGAGGAAGAACCCAGTCACCGGGATGCTGACCAAAATGAGCCTGCAGCTCTACCAGGTTGACAGCAGAACCTACCTCCTAGACTTCCGTAGCATTGACG ATGAAATGGTAGAGACTAAATCTGGGACTGCCACCCCTCACCGCTCGGGCTCCGTTGGGAACTACCGAACGGCTCTGAAGCACGAGGTGGAGGGGGGCGAGGCCAAAGGCGATGCACCCGTCAAGGGGTCGGATGGCTCCTTGGCGTCCTCGTTGACTTCCTCAGTCGACTCAACTGGTGGAGACTCCTTCCCCAGACCAGGGAGTCACACCATAGAGTTCTTTGAGATGTGTGCGAATCTCATCAAACTACTTGCACGATAA